The following are from one region of the Cystobacter fuscus DSM 2262 genome:
- a CDS encoding Coq4 family protein, with protein MQANPAIDPKTLILPENASLFTRLRIATRILMVIKGNEGNPVYGQTINACLDYNVYASLIQRIQRSEDGRHLLSKRPSLEARDLDLAALERLPEGTLGHGFARYFRDNKISPFETTLELKNDLDYIAKRYRETHDLLHLVTGYGTDVIGEIELQAYALGNLGIRTAMLIVLYGTFQQIKDRQSGVVHSEYMKRIWAAYRRGRASPLFLDFWFEHHWESPVSKVSARLCAPNERMN; from the coding sequence ATGCAAGCCAATCCCGCGATTGACCCCAAGACCCTGATCCTCCCCGAAAACGCCTCCCTGTTCACCCGCCTGCGCATCGCGACCAGGATCCTGATGGTGATCAAGGGCAACGAGGGCAACCCCGTCTATGGCCAGACGATCAACGCCTGCCTGGACTACAACGTCTACGCCTCGCTCATCCAGCGGATCCAGCGCAGCGAGGATGGGCGCCACCTGCTGTCCAAGCGCCCTTCGCTGGAGGCCAGGGATCTGGATCTGGCCGCGCTCGAGCGCCTGCCGGAGGGAACGCTCGGCCATGGGTTCGCGCGCTACTTCCGCGACAACAAGATCTCGCCCTTCGAGACGACGCTCGAGCTCAAGAACGACCTCGACTACATCGCCAAGCGCTACCGCGAGACGCATGACCTGTTGCACCTGGTGACGGGCTACGGCACGGATGTGATCGGCGAGATCGAGCTGCAGGCCTACGCCCTGGGCAACCTGGGGATCCGGACCGCGATGCTCATCGTGCTGTACGGCACGTTCCAACAAATCAAGGACCGGCAGTCCGGCGTCGTTCACTCCGAATACATGAAACGGATCTGGGCCGCGTACCGCCGTGGCCGGGCGTCCCCGCTGTTCCTCGACTTCTGGTTCGAGCACCACTGGGAGTCTCCCGTGTCCAAGGTGAGCGCACGGCTGTGCGCCCCCAATGAGCGGATGAACTGA
- a CDS encoding NAD(P)/FAD-dependent oxidoreductase, whose product MAERIVIVGAGQAGGELAAGLRKQGYKGHILLLGDEAHPPYQRPPLSKGFLLGKVALSDLYLKPLETYARFDIEFKPGTRVEAIDRSSREVSPRDGSRLAYDKLVLATGGRARPLSLPGLEGTRLENLFSIRSLSDVEAMRGGFIPGNHLVIIGGGYVGLEVAAVAVQSGLRVTLLEAAPRLLSRVTGPEVSSFIERIHRERGVEFRLSCEVRGLELDEARRQVRGVSLACHGVPERLEADLVLVGIGLIPNTELASAAGLAVQNGIVVDEYACTADPDILAIGDCANQPSAYTGGRIRLESVPNAIEHARVAAATLMGKREPSAAIPWFWSDQYGLKLQMVGLSTGYEQCVTRGSVEHKEFSAFYLKDRRVIAADVIGRPAEFMAAKRLVSSRAEVDATRLGDVAVPLNSIAA is encoded by the coding sequence ATGGCAGAGCGCATCGTCATCGTGGGAGCAGGTCAGGCCGGCGGCGAGCTGGCCGCCGGCTTGCGAAAGCAGGGCTACAAGGGGCATATCCTCCTGCTGGGAGACGAGGCGCATCCGCCCTACCAGCGGCCTCCGCTCTCGAAGGGCTTCCTGCTGGGAAAGGTGGCGCTGAGCGACCTCTACCTCAAGCCGCTGGAGACCTATGCGCGCTTCGACATCGAGTTCAAGCCCGGCACCCGCGTCGAGGCCATCGATCGCTCCTCGCGGGAGGTCTCCCCGCGGGATGGGAGTCGGCTGGCCTACGACAAGCTCGTCCTGGCCACGGGAGGCCGGGCACGTCCCTTGAGTCTTCCCGGGCTGGAGGGTACCCGGCTGGAGAACCTGTTCTCCATCCGCTCGCTCTCCGACGTCGAGGCGATGCGCGGCGGCTTCATCCCTGGCAACCACCTGGTCATCATCGGTGGCGGCTACGTGGGTCTCGAGGTCGCGGCCGTGGCCGTGCAGTCCGGGCTGAGGGTGACGCTGCTGGAGGCGGCGCCTCGCCTGCTCTCCCGGGTGACGGGTCCGGAGGTGTCCTCGTTCATCGAGCGCATCCACCGTGAGCGGGGCGTGGAGTTCCGGCTCTCCTGCGAGGTGCGAGGCCTGGAACTCGACGAGGCGCGGCGCCAGGTGCGCGGGGTGAGCCTCGCGTGTCACGGCGTGCCGGAGCGGCTCGAGGCCGACCTGGTGCTGGTGGGAATCGGCCTCATCCCCAACACGGAGCTGGCCTCCGCGGCGGGCCTGGCCGTCCAGAATGGCATCGTCGTGGACGAGTACGCCTGTACTGCCGATCCGGACATCCTCGCCATCGGGGACTGCGCGAATCAGCCCAGCGCCTACACGGGCGGACGCATCCGCCTCGAATCCGTCCCCAATGCCATCGAGCATGCGCGCGTCGCGGCGGCCACCCTGATGGGCAAGCGGGAGCCCTCCGCCGCCATTCCCTGGTTCTGGTCGGACCAGTACGGCTTGAAGCTGCAGATGGTGGGGCTCTCCACCGGCTACGAGCAGTGCGTCACCCGAGGCTCTGTCGAGCACAAGGAGTTCTCGGCCTTCTATCTCAAGGACAGACGGGTCATCGCCGCGGATGTCATCGGCCGCCCCGCGGAGTTCATGGCCGCGAAGCGGCTGGTCTCGAGCCGGGCGGAGGTGGACGCCACCCGCCTGGGCGACGTGGCCGTCCCGCTCAACAGCATCGCCGCTTGA
- a CDS encoding 2Fe-2S iron-sulfur cluster-binding protein, translating to MTKIKFIEADGKEHEVEAQEGQSVMQAALNNLVPGIVAECGGFASCATCHGYVDEAWRTKIPPPDAAEEAMIECAFHVQPNSRLTCQIKVTPALDGMVVRLPVSQTNE from the coding sequence ATGACGAAGATCAAATTCATCGAGGCGGATGGCAAGGAGCACGAGGTCGAGGCGCAGGAGGGACAGTCCGTCATGCAGGCGGCGCTGAACAACCTCGTGCCAGGAATCGTCGCCGAGTGTGGAGGCTTCGCCAGCTGCGCGACCTGCCACGGCTACGTCGATGAGGCCTGGCGAACGAAGATCCCCCCGCCCGATGCGGCCGAAGAGGCGATGATCGAGTGCGCCTTCCACGTGCAACCCAACAGCCGGCTGACCTGTCAGATCAAGGTGACGCCCGCGCTGGATGGGATGGTGGTCCGTCTTCCCGTCTCGCAGACCAACGAGTGA
- a CDS encoding cytochrome P450 codes for MSAFSGQKLDKIPAHVPPELVYEYDNSGDPRLLEDPHARMRSLILEAPPIFFTPYNGGNWVVTRKKAIVDITMNPAVYSNAFIMGGAKEDKGNHSGEHKDSQPGLTMLPIAADPPRHTAYRAPLNQPLSAKSVAGLETAIRDMTNELIDKVLGAGRCDFLSDIAEPLPVTLFMKLAGMPTDRLAEFRHLALQATSATVDHATREGVFKQIAGILAESIKARQEKREDDLLSHLLDANINGRNPTFHEMLGYSLALFIGGLETVVNALSFGVRHLARDQELQAKLRADPSLLPGAIEELLRLYGIASTVRRVMRDEVCHGVQFKEGDTVSLLLPAANYDDAAFPNPEQFVLGRTEQHMTFNTGPHRCVGLNLARLEMKVFYQEWLKRVPPFQLDPEKKPRFVGGFNLAIASLPLVWK; via the coding sequence ATGAGCGCTTTTAGCGGACAGAAGTTGGACAAGATTCCCGCGCACGTCCCACCGGAGCTGGTCTACGAATACGACAACAGTGGGGATCCGCGGCTGCTCGAGGATCCGCACGCCCGGATGCGCTCCCTCATCCTCGAGGCCCCGCCCATCTTCTTCACCCCGTACAACGGTGGCAACTGGGTGGTCACCCGCAAGAAGGCGATCGTGGACATCACGATGAACCCGGCGGTCTACAGCAACGCCTTCATCATGGGGGGCGCGAAGGAAGACAAGGGGAATCACTCGGGGGAACACAAGGACTCGCAGCCGGGCCTGACGATGCTGCCCATCGCGGCGGATCCGCCGCGGCACACCGCGTACCGGGCGCCGCTCAACCAGCCGCTGTCGGCCAAATCCGTTGCCGGACTCGAGACGGCGATCCGGGACATGACGAACGAGCTCATCGACAAGGTGCTCGGCGCGGGACGCTGCGACTTCCTCTCGGACATCGCCGAGCCGCTGCCCGTCACGTTGTTCATGAAGCTGGCCGGCATGCCGACCGACCGTCTGGCGGAGTTCCGTCACCTGGCCTTGCAGGCGACGTCCGCCACGGTGGATCACGCGACACGCGAAGGGGTCTTCAAACAAATCGCGGGCATCCTGGCGGAGAGCATCAAGGCCCGGCAGGAGAAGCGCGAGGATGACCTGCTCAGCCATCTGCTCGACGCGAACATCAACGGTCGCAACCCCACGTTCCACGAGATGTTGGGCTACAGCCTCGCGCTGTTCATCGGGGGACTGGAGACCGTGGTGAATGCCTTGAGCTTTGGCGTCCGGCACCTGGCGCGTGACCAGGAGTTGCAGGCGAAGCTCCGCGCCGACCCCAGCCTCCTGCCCGGAGCCATCGAGGAGCTGCTGCGGCTCTATGGCATCGCGTCCACGGTCCGGCGGGTGATGCGCGACGAGGTCTGCCACGGCGTCCAGTTCAAGGAGGGTGACACGGTGTCGTTGCTCCTGCCCGCGGCCAACTACGACGACGCGGCGTTCCCCAACCCCGAGCAGTTCGTCCTCGGCCGGACGGAGCAGCACATGACGTTCAACACGGGTCCCCACCGGTGCGTGGGTCTGAATCTGGCCCGCCTGGAGATGAAGGTGTTCTACCAGGAGTGGTTGAAGCGCGTGCCGCCGTTCCAGCTGGACCCCGAGAAGAAGCCGCGGTTCGTGGGTGGCTTCAACCTGGCGATCGCGAGCCTGCCGCTGGTCTGGAAGTAG
- a CDS encoding DHA2 family efflux MFS transporter permease subunit, with the protein MHPPEEPRAIRFWPFMFALFAGSFMSVLSSSTITIAIPELQRYFGADLSLLQWTLTGFMLAMGTSAPLTGYLGGRFSFKWVYVANLVGFTLASVLCGLAWDAGSLVAFRFLQGAFCGAIMPVTMTLIYQVLPRERQALAASLWSLSASLAPAFGPTFAGWLITLGNWRWLFFINVPLGLVAVSLAMRTVPFYRLQAPKSFDLPGLLTVITGTLSLLIALSQGRGWGWTHPKTVSLFVLGTVSLIVFVVRELRTSAPLLDLRVLANGRYLVTLLISSIITISLYSGAFLVPVFLQKIQGVTPLQTGLILLPASLAMALLMPFVGRMYGPLGPSALMTTGVLLIAGGTYALSRLTPEVSQSYMLVWMVVRNVGISLSMMPASNAGMEQIPRELSGHASSISNWLRNVFGAFSIAIFTSLLSTFTAREAEVLVRQGVTERRHIELFSFVEGINDVYLVATLVALVAVPLSLGIRRKRPEVLGASVEA; encoded by the coding sequence ATGCACCCACCCGAAGAGCCACGAGCCATCCGATTCTGGCCGTTCATGTTCGCCCTGTTCGCCGGGTCGTTCATGTCCGTGCTGAGCTCCAGTACGATCACGATCGCCATTCCCGAGTTGCAGCGGTATTTCGGAGCCGACCTCTCCCTGCTGCAATGGACCCTGACGGGCTTCATGCTCGCCATGGGCACGAGCGCGCCGCTCACCGGCTACCTCGGCGGACGTTTCAGTTTCAAATGGGTGTACGTGGCCAACCTGGTGGGCTTCACCCTGGCGTCCGTGCTGTGCGGGTTGGCCTGGGATGCGGGCTCGCTCGTGGCCTTCCGGTTCCTGCAGGGCGCGTTCTGCGGCGCCATCATGCCCGTGACCATGACGCTCATCTACCAGGTCCTTCCCCGGGAACGGCAGGCGCTGGCCGCCAGTCTCTGGAGCCTGTCGGCGAGCCTCGCTCCCGCGTTCGGGCCGACCTTCGCGGGTTGGTTGATCACCCTGGGCAACTGGCGGTGGTTGTTCTTCATCAACGTTCCGCTCGGCCTCGTCGCCGTGAGCCTGGCCATGCGGACCGTTCCCTTCTATCGCTTGCAGGCCCCGAAGTCCTTCGATCTCCCCGGACTGCTCACCGTCATCACCGGCACCCTGTCGTTGCTGATCGCCCTGAGCCAGGGGCGGGGCTGGGGCTGGACGCATCCGAAGACCGTGTCCCTGTTCGTGCTCGGGACGGTGTCACTGATCGTCTTCGTCGTCAGGGAGTTGAGGACGAGCGCTCCGCTGCTCGATCTGCGCGTGCTCGCGAATGGCCGCTATCTGGTGACGCTGCTCATCTCGAGCATCATCACGATCAGCCTGTACTCGGGCGCGTTCCTCGTGCCGGTGTTCCTGCAGAAGATCCAGGGCGTGACGCCGCTTCAGACCGGATTGATCCTCCTTCCGGCCTCCCTGGCCATGGCGCTCCTGATGCCCTTCGTCGGGCGCATGTATGGTCCGCTCGGGCCGAGCGCGCTCATGACGACCGGCGTCCTGCTGATCGCGGGAGGCACGTATGCCTTGAGCCGTTTGACGCCGGAGGTTTCACAATCCTACATGTTGGTGTGGATGGTGGTGCGGAACGTGGGTATCTCTCTCTCCATGATGCCGGCCAGCAACGCGGGCATGGAACAGATTCCCCGCGAACTGAGCGGCCACGCCTCCTCCATCAGCAACTGGTTGCGAAACGTCTTCGGGGCGTTCTCGATCGCCATCTTCACGTCGCTCCTGTCCACCTTCACGGCCCGGGAGGCCGAGGTACTCGTGAGGCAGGGGGTGACGGAACGCCGTCACATCGAGTTGTTCTCGTTCGTGGAGGGCATCAACGACGTCTACCTGGTGGCCACGCTCGTCGCACTGGTGGCCGTGCCGCTCAGCCTGGGAATCCGCCGCAAGCGGCCGGAAGTGCTCGGGGCCTCCGTGGAAGCCTGA
- a CDS encoding YdcF family protein → MSTLTMQHARRLWEYMSSFKTRAPCDVAVVCCSYDLRVCDYACELLESGLARQLVLSGNTGNWTRHLWSKPEAQVFLARARAAGVAESSVILEERATHFGENISFSRQLVPHARTVTFVTKPNSVLRVLLTAAVRWPDTKVQVDCPAIDFPEEVSNIVGVLGVIDEMVGDLHRIIEYPKLGFQGEHVLPPDILESWRYLLGQGFKNHLIPNRPVDVDKE, encoded by the coding sequence ATGTCGACACTGACGATGCAACACGCACGGCGGCTCTGGGAGTACATGTCCTCGTTCAAGACGAGGGCGCCCTGTGATGTCGCGGTGGTCTGTTGCTCGTACGATCTTCGCGTGTGCGACTACGCCTGTGAACTCCTCGAGAGTGGGTTGGCCAGGCAATTGGTGCTCAGCGGCAACACCGGCAATTGGACGCGTCATCTGTGGAGCAAGCCGGAGGCCCAGGTCTTCCTGGCACGGGCCCGGGCGGCGGGGGTGGCCGAGTCCTCGGTCATCCTCGAGGAGCGCGCGACCCACTTCGGGGAGAACATCTCGTTCTCGAGGCAGTTGGTACCACACGCCAGGACGGTGACGTTCGTCACCAAGCCCAACTCCGTCCTGCGGGTGCTCCTGACGGCCGCCGTCCGCTGGCCGGACACCAAGGTCCAGGTGGACTGCCCCGCGATCGACTTTCCCGAGGAGGTGTCGAACATCGTGGGGGTCTTGGGAGTGATCGATGAGATGGTCGGAGACCTCCATCGGATCATCGAGTATCCGAAATTGGGTTTTCAGGGCGAGCATGTCCTCCCTCCAGACATTCTCGAGTCTTGGCGGTACCTGCTCGGGCAGGGGTTCAAGAACCACCTGATTCCCAATCGGCCGGTCGACGTGGACAAGGAGTGA
- a CDS encoding glycoside hydrolase family 2: MLRPKFRSLSLFLLLLASVQLPLIGCTPPPPGPSTPDASTPDASTPDAPDASTPDASTPIEVHGLKGEYFRMSAAGVRDFAQLGAVALEPDINFPGLDAMFQTLTGRTEHTTARWTGRLTAPETGDYTFSAIGDNGFRLFLDGKPVIDHWVGDWDVEQNSEPVHLVAGEAHDFRLEMFQDVGGANMFLRWSSATIGKQLVPTTAFTPPADFEVYPIALTVGEDGRRLTLDFAKPVTALGDLVPHLKVEADTVPMPLASAAVAANDPSLVEVTLSAPVLRGQRVRGSYDGTSGLSVDGEQVPQIIRYATNGSTQRLRTEWADQVDPAHPLPEYPRPQQVREQWLNLNGPWEFAGAAAGQQPVFGQKLPESIIVPFPVESQLSGLERHEDHMFYRKLVTVPESWRIGAGQRLLLNFGAVDYHARVWVNGKLVAEHRGGYTAFTADITSALSGSGEQEIFVAVTDTTGPNQPRGKQSSRPSGIFYTPSSGIWQTVWLEPVPTVAIDNIVTTPDIQTSTLSVEARSASASTNASVTAVARDADGNVVGTITGKANTRLTLPVPQPKLWTPDTPYLYKLDVTLTEGQSTDTVGSYFGMRSVGIQNVGGFPKLVLNGKPIFSLAMLDQGFWPDGINTAPTDEALRWDLQVQKDLGFNSVRKHIKVEPARWYYHADQIGLLVWQDFVSGTITNTQGQEAFLSEGRRMMEQLHNAPSIAIWVIFNEGWGEWNREETGRIADQVKTADPSRVINAHSGVNCCDSKGDSGRGDVIDHHDYGNNSPPYPDTARAAMDGEHGGFTLRTPGHMWPGAPTVIYSGVADKAALTQKYVENTQTYYLAAAGAELSGSIYTQVTDLENELNGFYTYDRRVLKVDPGPVREINLRVIAAGAKAGEDATFPGLGSWPLDEGSGTVGHDTTSGKSDVALRGNAAWAAGVRGQALRFDGNGNFAETVAPVLDTRGDYTISAWVTLDKLPGNFATAVSQDGRRTENPFYLQYGQGAFAFSTPGGKRARYVVTPQLNRWYHLVGVRAGSEQRLYVDGVRQAIVTAGPADVSTGPLAIGRAKFAGSNTDFWAGSIDEVQAFGRALSDGEVSALYSAVPR; encoded by the coding sequence ATGTTACGCCCCAAGTTCAGGTCACTGAGCCTGTTCCTGCTGTTGCTCGCCTCCGTACAGCTCCCGCTGATCGGCTGCACGCCCCCGCCCCCCGGTCCATCGACCCCGGACGCGTCGACCCCGGATGCATCGACTCCGGATGCTCCGGATGCATCGACCCCGGACGCATCGACCCCGATAGAGGTGCACGGACTCAAGGGCGAGTACTTCCGGATGTCGGCGGCCGGTGTCCGTGACTTCGCCCAACTCGGCGCGGTCGCGCTGGAGCCGGACATCAACTTCCCTGGTCTGGACGCCATGTTCCAGACGCTGACCGGCCGCACCGAGCACACCACGGCGCGGTGGACCGGCCGGCTCACCGCGCCGGAGACCGGCGACTACACGTTCTCCGCGATCGGCGACAATGGCTTCCGGCTGTTCCTCGACGGAAAACCGGTGATCGACCACTGGGTCGGCGATTGGGACGTCGAGCAGAACAGCGAGCCGGTGCACCTCGTCGCGGGCGAGGCTCATGACTTCCGGCTGGAGATGTTCCAGGACGTCGGCGGCGCGAACATGTTCCTGCGGTGGTCGAGCGCCACCATCGGCAAGCAGCTCGTGCCGACCACGGCGTTCACCCCTCCGGCCGACTTCGAGGTCTATCCGATCGCGCTCACCGTCGGCGAGGACGGCCGCCGGCTGACGCTCGACTTCGCCAAGCCGGTCACCGCGCTCGGCGACCTGGTGCCCCACCTGAAGGTGGAGGCCGACACCGTCCCGATGCCGCTGGCCTCGGCCGCCGTCGCCGCCAACGACCCGTCCCTCGTCGAGGTCACCCTCTCCGCACCGGTCCTGCGCGGCCAGCGCGTCCGCGGCTCCTACGACGGCACCAGTGGCCTGAGCGTGGACGGGGAGCAGGTGCCACAGATCATCCGCTACGCCACCAACGGCTCGACCCAGCGGCTGCGCACCGAGTGGGCCGACCAGGTCGACCCCGCCCACCCGCTGCCCGAGTACCCGCGGCCGCAGCAGGTCCGCGAGCAGTGGCTCAACCTCAACGGCCCGTGGGAGTTCGCCGGAGCGGCCGCGGGCCAGCAGCCGGTGTTCGGCCAGAAGCTGCCGGAAAGCATCATCGTGCCGTTCCCGGTGGAGTCCCAGCTCTCCGGGCTGGAGCGCCACGAGGACCACATGTTCTACCGCAAGCTCGTCACCGTGCCCGAGTCCTGGCGGATCGGCGCTGGGCAGCGGCTCCTGCTGAACTTCGGCGCGGTGGACTACCACGCGCGGGTGTGGGTCAACGGCAAGCTGGTCGCCGAGCACCGGGGCGGCTACACCGCGTTCACCGCCGACATCACCAGCGCCCTGAGTGGTTCGGGTGAGCAGGAGATCTTCGTCGCGGTCACCGACACCACGGGGCCCAACCAGCCTCGCGGGAAGCAGTCCTCCAGGCCGAGCGGCATCTTCTACACGCCGTCCTCGGGCATCTGGCAGACCGTGTGGCTGGAGCCGGTGCCCACCGTGGCGATCGACAACATCGTGACCACGCCGGACATCCAGACGAGCACGCTCTCCGTGGAGGCCCGTTCCGCGTCGGCCTCGACCAACGCCAGTGTCACCGCCGTGGCCCGCGACGCCGACGGCAACGTGGTCGGCACCATCACCGGCAAGGCCAACACCCGGCTCACGCTGCCGGTGCCGCAACCGAAACTGTGGACGCCGGACACCCCGTACCTCTACAAGCTCGACGTCACCCTCACCGAGGGACAGAGCACCGACACCGTCGGCAGCTACTTCGGAATGCGCTCGGTGGGGATCCAGAACGTGGGCGGCTTCCCGAAGCTGGTGCTCAACGGCAAGCCGATCTTCTCCCTCGCCATGCTGGACCAGGGCTTCTGGCCCGACGGGATCAACACCGCGCCCACCGACGAGGCCCTGCGCTGGGACCTCCAGGTGCAGAAGGACCTCGGGTTCAACTCCGTCCGCAAGCACATCAAGGTGGAGCCGGCGCGCTGGTACTACCACGCGGACCAGATCGGCCTGCTGGTGTGGCAGGACTTCGTCTCCGGGACCATCACGAACACACAGGGACAGGAGGCGTTCCTCTCCGAGGGCCGCCGCATGATGGAGCAGTTGCACAACGCGCCGTCCATCGCGATCTGGGTGATCTTCAACGAGGGCTGGGGCGAGTGGAACCGGGAGGAGACCGGCCGGATCGCCGATCAGGTCAAGACCGCCGACCCGTCGCGGGTGATCAACGCGCACAGCGGAGTGAACTGCTGCGACTCCAAGGGCGACTCCGGCAGGGGTGACGTCATCGACCACCACGACTACGGCAACAACAGCCCGCCCTACCCGGACACCGCGCGCGCGGCCATGGACGGCGAGCACGGCGGATTCACCCTGCGCACGCCGGGCCACATGTGGCCGGGTGCGCCAACGGTCATCTACAGCGGAGTGGCGGACAAGGCGGCACTGACCCAGAAGTACGTCGAGAACACCCAGACCTACTACCTGGCCGCCGCCGGGGCGGAGCTGTCCGGCTCGATCTACACCCAGGTCACCGACCTGGAGAACGAGCTCAACGGCTTCTACACCTACGACCGGCGGGTGCTGAAGGTCGACCCGGGGCCGGTTCGTGAGATCAACCTGCGGGTGATCGCCGCGGGCGCCAAGGCGGGCGAGGACGCGACGTTCCCCGGCCTCGGGAGCTGGCCGCTCGACGAGGGCAGTGGCACGGTGGGCCATGATACCACCAGCGGGAAAAGCGACGTGGCACTGCGCGGCAACGCCGCCTGGGCGGCCGGGGTTCGCGGACAGGCGCTGCGCTTCGACGGGAACGGCAACTTCGCCGAAACCGTCGCCCCGGTGCTGGACACGCGCGGCGACTACACGATCTCCGCGTGGGTGACGCTCGACAAGCTGCCGGGCAACTTCGCCACCGCGGTCAGCCAGGACGGACGCCGCACGGAGAACCCGTTCTACCTGCAGTACGGGCAGGGTGCGTTCGCCTTCAGCACGCCTGGAGGGAAACGCGCCAGGTACGTCGTGACGCCGCAACTCAACCGCTGGTACCACCTCGTCGGCGTCCGGGCCGGCAGCGAGCAGCGGCTGTACGTCGACGGCGTCCGGCAGGCGATCGTAACGGCTGGCCCGGCGGACGTGAGCACCGGACCGCTGGCGATCGGGCGCGCGAAGTTCGCGGGCAGCAACACCGACTTCTGGGCCGGATCGATCGACGAGGTACAGGCCTTCGGCCGCGCGCTCAGCGACGGCGAGGTGAGCGCCCTGTACTCCGCGGTGCCGCGCTAG